Genomic DNA from Phyllostomus discolor isolate MPI-MPIP mPhyDis1 chromosome 12, mPhyDis1.pri.v3, whole genome shotgun sequence:
CCACCTGTACCCACTCTCCCCCGCCAACACCCCCACTCCTCCTATACCCCCACTCCCCTCGGCACCCACCCCTCCTACATCCCATTCTTCTGCCACCTCCATCCCCTTCATCCTCACCCTCAATCCCTTTTTCTTTGTatccttttcttaaattttctatcATTCCATCCTCGTACTtcttacataaatttttaaaatctgtattttatccATCTCTCCTTTTGTTATTTTGATACTATTATTCAGAagcccttcttccttccttcaccccttcctcccaaccccttcccttcttcttcctttttctccaccatTTCATCCTAGATCTTCCAAAATGAACAATTAAGTCTGAAAGACATTCTGTCTTCCTGCTTCTCTAGTGCTCACCTCTGTCTTCATCTGACTGCAGAAAGTCCTTTTCCCATGTGGGGCTCCTCACTTCCCACGCTTATGACTTTCTACTCTGGGGAATTAGTTCATCCTTGCTTTTATAGGCTTGCGTACTTGTTTCTGGGAGGCTTAGTGGACCCTTTAGGACATTTCACATACCACTGACTTGTCATGGTTTAACATTTTTGATCTGCAGGATCTTGGCTCCTACTGAATTTCCTATGTCCATCGATGGGGTTGGTGGCCCCATTCTTAGGGATATCCAATGAAACTCCCCTTCTAATTACTCCTCTTTCTGCTCCCACCTGTCCTCCTTCCAGAACCACACACTTTCTCACCCTTACCTGAGGAGGGAAGCTCTGACTTACAGGACTTGCATGTGGGGCTATGGAAGCAAAGACGGAGAGAAAAGCATAAAGAGGCTCAATAGCAGCAGGCTTTACATAAAACACAAGGCAGGCCCTGAGCCCTTCTCttactgcccccacccctcttccctctctccccactgcgGCCAGACCTCTCAGACCTGGAGTCCGCCTTCCTGCACTTCACCTTCTTGCCTGTTGGGAGAGAGATAAGCAGAACAAGAAGACAGGATGTAAGGGTCTGGTGAAAAGCCAGCAGGGGAACTGTAGGTGCCTGACCCTGAGGTGGCCCTCTTTGAGGGGTTTTAGAGGCCAGAAAAGGGTCACACTTACTGATGATGATGAGGATGCCCAGCAGGAACAATATGGTAGCCAGAGTCATGCCCACAGTCTGCACAGTGTCATAGTCTGGGGAAGATAAGGGGAGACATCAAGGTGAGGGTGGCACCTTAGCTCCCCTCCACCAGCCTGGCTTCAGATACCCCAGACAGAGGTTCAAAATTCAGGGATGCTGCAGGCTGTGCTGGAGGTTCCTCCAGTGGGTTACTGTGAGGATGGATCTAGCTCCCTTTGTCCTCTCTGTCCCTTACCACCTCCTCTGgaggtcatatatatatatgcttccTCCCCTGGTCCTGCCCACCATTGTTGCATGTCTGGACTACTAGGGAAGGCAGCAAGCAGCCTTCTCTATGATCtgtgtccctccccccacccctcagccagagGGATCTCCTTAACACCTGAGTCAGATCAGGGTCCTCCTCAGCTCAGAGctgt
This window encodes:
- the FXYD7 gene encoding FXYD domain-containing ion transport regulator 7 isoform X2, with product MATPTQAPTKVPQEPDPFYYDYDTVQTVGMTLATILFLLGILIIISKKVKCRKADSSPTCKSCKSELPSSAPGGGGV
- the FXYD7 gene encoding FXYD domain-containing ion transport regulator 7 isoform X1, with the protein product MATPTQAPTKVPQEPDPFYYDYDTVQTVGMTLATILFLLGILIIISKKVKCRKADSRSESPTCKSCKSELPSSAPGGGGV